The genomic segment tcttTAAAACTTAAAGCAACTTTCCTTGGTTTTTGAAAGACCTTCCTGGATTTGCATTAGCTTAGGTTGTGTCTTAGTTGGAATCACCTACTAATTTCTAATTTGTCATCTAATCAACGTTTATTGAATGTAACTCTACCTGGTTCAATTTTCATTATTTTgcatttcttcaattttaaagTTCTTGATCTCCAACTATGTTTGGTTAAGTTTAACTCATGCATTTCTGCTATAGGAAGGACAATTTCCTCAGGAGAATTTTAATTCCGGGCCATGCATGCCTTCAGCACCTAGAGAGACACTCTGTGCAGCAGTTTCAGCTTCTGCATGGGTGGAGCCTCATGGGAAATGTATTGTTTCATTTTCTTTAGCATGGTCATCTCCAAAAATTAAGCTTTCAAAAGGAAGTTCATATCATAGGTAAATCTATTGTATTTCACATTTCAATCGCATAGTTTTGTTTTGTGTCAGGTATGCAGAAAAGATGCACACTGCTTGTCAACTGTATTGTGCGTAGTCATATTTTTCTGCCTTTTGCAAGTGATAGAATGATAATTACAGAAGTATAACTGCATAATAAAATGTGGGCATATTTTTTTACTTAATCATTATTTAGAATGAAAAGTTGCATGAACTATCTTTTACACGTATCTTGGTGTCTGTTATCTTCTGCAGGAGGTACACAAAGTTCTATGGTACCTCTGAACTAGCAGCTAAAGAGTTGGTGTATGATTCCCTAACAAATATGTATCTCTGTTAATGCATCTGATACTACTGAATGATTTTCCTGATAAATAATATCCTcaaaaaaaaagggggaaaaaaaagaaagaaagaaaggttTTACAGTAGCTACGTGCTTAAGTTTCCTTAAACTAAATTCTGAGCTGGCTTTATCTTAAAATTTGAACAGATTATAAGCGGTGGGAAGAAGATATTGAGAAATGGCAAAGTCCCATTCTTAATGATGATAGGCTTCCAGAATGGTAAATAGTGATTTATGATTATCCTATTATAACTTTCTTAAAAACAATTAGCTAGCTTGTTAGCTTAGAGCAACATTACTAAAGAAACCTTAAAAGTTTAATGTTGCTCTTTTACATTTGTATGTGCTTCACAATTCCAAGTGCATTGAGACATTTATGTGGTAATGGAAACTGGAAAATCTTACTTGACGAGGTTGATCCTTGTATTCTTACCAATATATAAAAATCTGTAGGCCCCTGATATTTTCTGCtgcattttattaaattattttattggATCAGCTGAGTCCTGACACCTAAATTTACATTTATATCCATCTATATTATGTTACATGTCTCAAATACCAATTCAGTTTCTGTTTTTAAGTTGCTTATACACCAGAGCAAGTTATTTCACTGATCTAGTGATCCGGGGCTTGTACTAGAGTTCTAGGTCTCTGTTCTCATCTTTCCTCCAATGATgtttttgttctaaattgtttTCTATCAAAATAAATGTGTAAACTTCCATTTGATGGCTACAGGTAAAAGTTTACATTATTTAATGAGCTCTACTTGGTTGCGGATGGAACAGTTTGGATCGGTATTCTCTTGCAATCCTAACTTCGTACTTTTAGTATTCTGGTTTCTTATTTGTTTTAGTGCTATATTATCATAtgtttttattattctgttaacAAGTAGCATTAACTATCACTTTCTGATCTTGTACAGATTCTTCCTTGTCAGCTAACGTAAGAAATAATCAGCAACAGTTAACAAACGTTGAAGCAGCAGACtgcaactgtttaagactattttgttgactattgtgagaatgatttgtttatgttaattaggcagtgttgaatatcttaagacttttagattattttttagataatcttgaatgtattttgatacaattatttggttatgtgttatgaaccatataattggtactcaaaaacatatttgtacaatgttaagggtgtcttaagtatattaaatgaagcgagTTTGAATTTGTTATCCAAAGagcaggcatgga from the Humulus lupulus chromosome X, drHumLupu1.1, whole genome shotgun sequence genome contains:
- the LOC133804602 gene encoding uncharacterized protein LOC133804602, with amino-acid sequence MWTKMVKEGQFPQENFNSGPCMPSAPRETLCAAVSASAWVEPHGKCIVSFSLAWSSPKIKLSKGSSYHRRYTKFYGTSELAAKELVYDSLTNMYLC